From a region of the Eulemur rufifrons isolate Redbay chromosome 7, OSU_ERuf_1, whole genome shotgun sequence genome:
- the NUDT16 gene encoding U8 snoRNA-decapping enzyme has protein sequence MAGARRLELAEALALGPGWRHACHALLYAPDPGMLFGRIPLRYAVLMQMRFDGRLGFPGGFVDTQDSSLEDGLNRELREELGEAVAAFRVERADYRSSHAGSGPRVVAHFYAKRLTLEQLLAVETGATRAKDHGLEVLGLVRVPLYTLRDGVGGLPTFLENSFIGAAREQLLEALQDLGLLESGSVSGLKIPARH, from the exons ATGGCCGGGGCGCGCAGGCTGGAGCTGGCCGAGGCCCTGGCGCTGGGGCCTGGGTGGCGGCATGCGTGTCACGCTCTTCTCTATGCTCCAGACCCTGGGATGCTCTTCGGCCGCATCCCACTGCGCTACGCCGTACTG ATGCAGATGCGCTTCGATGGGCGCCTGGGTTTCCCCGGTGGCTTCGTGGACACGCAGGACAGCAGCCTGGAGGACGGGCTGAACCGCGAGTTGCGCGAGGAGCTGGGTGAGGCGGTGGCCGCCTTCCGCGTGGAACGCGCTGACTACCGCAGTTCGCACGCAGGGTCTGGGCCGCGCGTGGTGGCCCACTTTTATGCCAAGCGTCTGACGCTCGAGCAGCTGTTGGCAGTGGAGACTGGCGCAACACGGGCCAAGGACCAcgggctggag GTGCTGGGCCTGGTTCGGGTACCACTGTATACCCTGCGGGATGGTGTGGGAGGCCTGCCTACCTTTCTGGAGAATTCCTTTATTGGTGCTGCCCGGGAGCAGCTACTGGAAGCCCTCCAGGATTTGGGACTGTTGGAATCTGGCTCAGTCTCAGGCCTTAAGATCCCAGCTCGTCACTAG